A window of the Nitrosococcus wardiae genome harbors these coding sequences:
- the nuoI gene encoding NADH-quinone oxidoreductase subunit NuoI, with the protein MNTLRSYFKSFLLWELLLGLKLTGRYLFSRKVTVQFPEERTPQSPRFRGLHALRRYPNGEERCIACKLCEAVCPALAITIDSEQREDGTRRTTLYDIDLFKCIYCGFCEESCPVDSIVETRVLDFHFEERGEHILHKEQLLALGDKYEAQIAADRAADAPYR; encoded by the coding sequence ATGAATACCCTGCGTTCGTATTTTAAAAGTTTTCTACTTTGGGAATTGTTGCTTGGTCTTAAGTTGACGGGGCGTTATTTGTTCTCAAGAAAAGTAACGGTCCAATTCCCGGAGGAACGGACGCCTCAATCACCCCGATTTCGTGGTCTCCATGCGTTGCGTCGTTATCCCAATGGCGAAGAGCGTTGTATCGCTTGTAAGCTCTGTGAAGCGGTTTGTCCTGCTTTAGCCATCACCATTGATTCCGAACAGCGGGAAGATGGGACTCGGCGTACGACGCTTTATGATATTGATCTTTTCAAGTGCATTTATTGCGGCTTTTGCGAGGAATCTTGCCCAGTTGATTCTATTGTGGAGACTCGGGTTCTTGATTTTCATTTTGAAGAGCGGGGCGAGCACATCCTCCATAAAGAGCAGTTATTGGCGCTTGGTGACAAGTACGAAGCCCAGATTGCTGCCGATAGGGCCGCTGATGCACCCTACCGTTAA